One window from the genome of Bacteroidales bacterium encodes:
- a CDS encoding Na(+)-translocating NADH-quinone reductase subunit A yields the protein MSKIIKLKKGLNIKLKGKAEKILIKTEITDTYAIKPPDFINITPKLAVKIDDEVKAGSPLFYNKHLPEMLFTSPVSGKVIAINRGERRKILEVVVKPNNEIKYEDFGKANPLELSKEQITEKLLKSGLWQFIRQMPYAIIANPEDQPKSIFISAFDTAPLAPDYDFVIHDEPDIFQKGIDALSKLTNGKIHLNINSNYPPSKVFTKAKSVQINRFSGPHPAGNVGIQIHHIDPVNKGEIVWYLNPQDVLTIGRLFNKGILDASRTIALAGSEVMNPRYYRTMYGASIEGIVKDNIKGNNVRYISGNVLTGSKISSKGYIGFYDSLITVIPEGNQYEFLGWALPGFNKYSFSKTFFSSLVPNRKYRINTNYQGGKRAFVMTGQYEKVLPMDILPVHLLKSILVEDIDKMEQLGIYEVAEEDFALCEFICTSKIEVQSILREGINLMIKELG from the coding sequence ATGTCAAAAATTATTAAACTTAAAAAAGGACTAAATATTAAACTTAAAGGTAAAGCTGAAAAAATATTAATTAAAACAGAAATTACAGATACATATGCAATAAAACCACCGGATTTTATAAATATAACACCAAAATTAGCTGTAAAAATTGATGACGAAGTAAAAGCAGGTTCTCCTTTATTTTATAATAAACATTTGCCTGAAATGTTATTTACTTCTCCTGTTAGTGGGAAAGTTATTGCAATTAATCGTGGTGAAAGAAGAAAAATATTAGAAGTAGTTGTTAAACCCAATAATGAAATAAAATACGAAGATTTTGGTAAAGCAAACCCATTAGAATTATCAAAAGAACAAATAACAGAAAAATTATTAAAGAGTGGTTTATGGCAATTTATCAGGCAAATGCCCTATGCTATTATTGCAAACCCCGAAGACCAGCCAAAATCTATTTTCATTTCTGCTTTTGATACTGCCCCCTTAGCACCTGATTATGATTTTGTTATACATGATGAACCTGATATTTTTCAAAAAGGTATTGATGCTTTATCTAAACTAACAAATGGTAAAATTCATCTTAATATAAATTCTAATTACCCTCCTTCCAAAGTTTTTACAAAAGCAAAATCTGTTCAAATAAACAGGTTCAGTGGTCCTCATCCGGCAGGAAATGTTGGTATTCAAATTCATCATATTGATCCTGTTAATAAAGGAGAAATTGTATGGTACTTAAACCCTCAGGATGTTCTTACTATTGGCAGATTATTTAATAAAGGAATACTTGATGCTTCAAGAACAATTGCTTTAGCAGGTTCTGAAGTTATGAACCCACGATATTATAGAACCATGTATGGAGCATCAATCGAAGGAATTGTGAAAGATAATATAAAAGGAAATAATGTAAGATATATCAGTGGAAATGTTTTAACAGGTTCAAAAATCTCTTCAAAAGGATATATTGGTTTTTACGATTCGTTAATAACTGTTATTCCCGAAGGCAATCAATATGAATTTTTAGGTTGGGCATTGCCGGGTTTCAATAAATATAGTTTTTCAAAAACATTCTTTTCAAGCTTAGTTCCTAATCGTAAATATAGAATAAACACTAACTATCAAGGGGGAAAAAGAGCTTTTGTTATGACAGGGCAATACGAAAAAGTATTACCTATGGATATTCTTCCTGTTCATTTACTAAAATCTATATTAGTTGAAGATATTGATAAAATGGAACAACTTGGAATTTACGAAGTAGCTGAAGAAGATTTTGCATTATGTGAATTTATTTGTACATCAAAAATTGAAGTACAGTCAATACTGAGAGAAGGTATAAACCTTATGATTAAAGAATTAGGCTAA
- the nqrE gene encoding NADH:ubiquinone reductase (Na(+)-transporting) subunit E, translated as MEDLINIFVKSIFIDNMIFAYFLGMCSYLAVSKTVETSTGLGLAVIFVLGITVPVDYLIENYMLKKGALIWLSESFAEVDLSFLSFIIFIAVIASMVQLVEMIVEKFAPALYNSLGIFLPLIAVNCAILGGSLFIQEREYHNIAEASVFGLGSGVGWFLAIVGIAAIREKIRYSNVPAPLRGLGITFIATGLMGIAFMSFMGIKL; from the coding sequence ATGGAAGATCTAATAAACATTTTTGTCAAGTCGATATTTATTGATAATATGATTTTTGCATACTTTCTTGGTATGTGTTCTTATCTTGCAGTATCAAAAACTGTTGAAACCTCTACAGGACTGGGATTGGCTGTAATTTTTGTACTTGGCATTACTGTTCCTGTTGATTATCTTATCGAAAATTATATGCTTAAAAAAGGAGCTTTAATATGGCTAAGTGAAAGTTTTGCAGAAGTTGACCTTAGTTTTTTAAGTTTTATCATATTTATTGCTGTTATAGCTTCAATGGTTCAATTAGTTGAAATGATTGTAGAAAAATTTGCACCTGCACTATACAATTCTTTGGGAATATTTTTACCATTAATAGCTGTAAACTGTGCAATATTAGGAGGTTCGTTATTTATACAGGAAAGGGAATATCATAATATTGCTGAAGCAAGTGTTTTCGGTTTAGGTTCCGGTGTCGGATGGTTTCTCGCTATAGTAGGAATTGCAGCAATTCGTGAAAAAATACGTTATTCAAATGTTCCTGCTCCATTAAGAGGATTAGGAATAACATTTATTGCAACCGGATTAATGGGAATTGCTTTTATGAGCTTTATGGGGATAAAATTATAA
- the nqrF gene encoding NADH:ubiquinone reductase (Na(+)-transporting) subunit F has protein sequence MILLNINIIIILTSITVFLVIILLLVIMLLYAKAKLTPQGEVKLTINDEKELIVDPGYNLLLTLSDNKIYLPSACGGVGTCGMCKCQVFEGGGSILSTEKGFFTRKEQQNDWRLGCQVKIRQDMNIGIPKEILGIKKWECEVVSNHNVATFIKEFIVKLPEGEILDFSSGGYVQIDVPKIEVDFKDFEVEEEYRDEWDQFNMWDLRMKNPEPTFRAYSMANHPAEGNIVMLNIRIATPPWNRAKGKFMNINPGICSSYIFSRKPGDKVVISGPYGEFFIKDTQSEMMYIGGGAGMAPLRSHLFHLFHTLKTNRKVTYWYGARSKREIFYEDEFIAMEKQFPNFSFNIALSEPIDEDKWDGYTGFIHQVILDNYLSKHEEPEDIEYYLCGPPLMNDAVNKMLYDYGVPDEMIAFDDFG, from the coding sequence ATGATTTTGTTAAATATCAATATAATAATAATATTAACCAGTATAACTGTTTTTTTAGTAATCATTTTACTGTTAGTTATTATGCTTTTATATGCAAAAGCGAAATTAACTCCTCAAGGTGAAGTTAAGCTGACAATAAATGATGAAAAAGAACTTATTGTTGATCCGGGCTATAACTTATTATTAACTTTATCAGATAATAAAATATATCTACCATCAGCTTGCGGTGGCGTCGGAACTTGCGGTATGTGTAAATGCCAGGTTTTTGAAGGTGGCGGAAGTATTTTATCTACAGAAAAAGGATTTTTTACCCGAAAAGAACAACAAAATGATTGGCGACTTGGCTGTCAGGTTAAAATAAGGCAGGATATGAATATCGGTATTCCAAAAGAAATATTAGGAATTAAAAAATGGGAATGCGAAGTTGTTTCTAATCATAATGTTGCTACATTTATTAAAGAATTTATTGTAAAACTTCCTGAAGGAGAAATTCTTGACTTTAGTTCTGGCGGTTATGTCCAGATTGATGTTCCTAAAATCGAAGTTGATTTTAAAGATTTTGAAGTTGAAGAAGAATATCGTGATGAATGGGATCAATTTAATATGTGGGATTTAAGAATGAAAAATCCTGAACCAACTTTCCGCGCATATTCAATGGCAAATCATCCGGCAGAAGGAAATATTGTTATGTTAAATATAAGAATTGCCACTCCTCCATGGAACAGGGCAAAAGGGAAATTTATGAATATTAATCCAGGTATTTGTTCTTCTTATATTTTTTCAAGAAAACCGGGAGATAAAGTTGTTATTTCAGGTCCATATGGTGAATTCTTTATTAAAGATACTCAAAGTGAAATGATGTATATTGGAGGAGGTGCCGGCATGGCTCCTTTACGTTCGCATTTGTTCCATTTGTTTCATACTCTTAAAACCAACCGAAAAGTAACCTATTGGTATGGTGCAAGATCAAAAAGAGAGATATTTTATGAAGATGAATTTATCGCAATGGAGAAACAATTTCCTAATTTTTCATTTAACATTGCCTTATCTGAACCAATAGATGAAGATAAATGGGATGGTTATACTGGTTTTATTCATCAAGTAATTTTGGATAATTATTTAAGTAAACATGAAGAGCCTGAAGATATTGAATATTACCTATGCGGACCTCCTTTAATGAATGATGCCGTAAATAAAATGTTATATGATTATGGTGTTCCTGATGAAATGATTGCTTTTGATGATTTTGGATAA
- a CDS encoding MFS transporter, which produces MTKNNKNISNNTNSEKFQFSNIITISLAHLLHDIFTSFLAPVLPLLISRFGISLTLSSFLNVVQRIPSLISPFIGLLADKVTLRYLVIVSPAITAISMSLLGVAPSYIFLVVLLLVTGLSSIFFHVPSPVMIKKVSGNKPGMGMSFYMLGGELARTLGPLTILGAISLWGFEGTYKLIPFALLASFIIFLKLRKISIYKEFVKQNKKETSFKTFTKFLPFFSYLAIFLFFTSMLKSGIAFFLPKYLTDQGETLWFGGIALSIFQFSGAIGTFLSGTISDYIGRKKILMITSVFTPVLMLLFIKTSGTIFTFPILILLGIFCFANTPVILSMVNNLDTDRPAFFNGIFFTIGFFIGAVAIMIVGAFGDWIGLENTFLLSSVFAIGALFVIHKL; this is translated from the coding sequence ATGACAAAAAACAATAAAAATATTTCTAATAATACTAATTCAGAAAAATTTCAATTTAGTAATATTATAACTATATCCTTAGCACATTTATTACATGATATTTTCACTTCATTTTTAGCACCTGTTTTGCCATTATTAATAAGCAGATTTGGCATATCATTGACTTTATCCAGTTTTTTAAATGTAGTTCAACGAATTCCTTCTTTAATTAGCCCGTTTATTGGTTTACTTGCCGATAAGGTTACTTTAAGATATTTGGTAATAGTTTCTCCTGCAATTACTGCTATATCAATGAGTTTATTAGGAGTTGCACCTTCGTATATTTTCCTTGTTGTTTTATTGTTAGTTACAGGTTTAAGCTCTATATTTTTTCATGTACCATCTCCTGTAATGATTAAAAAAGTATCAGGCAACAAACCCGGAATGGGAATGAGTTTTTATATGTTAGGAGGAGAATTGGCACGAACATTAGGACCCTTAACAATATTGGGTGCAATTTCATTGTGGGGTTTTGAAGGAACTTACAAATTAATACCATTTGCTCTGCTTGCTTCATTCATTATTTTTTTAAAACTTAGAAAAATCAGTATATACAAGGAATTTGTAAAACAAAATAAAAAAGAAACATCATTTAAAACATTTACTAAATTTTTACCATTTTTTTCATATCTCGCTATATTTCTTTTTTTTACTTCAATGCTCAAATCCGGTATAGCTTTCTTTTTACCAAAATATCTGACCGATCAGGGTGAAACTTTATGGTTTGGAGGAATTGCATTATCAATTTTCCAGTTTTCAGGTGCTATAGGAACTTTTCTTTCAGGAACAATATCAGATTATATTGGAAGAAAAAAAATATTGATGATAACTTCGGTTTTTACACCTGTTTTAATGTTGCTTTTTATTAAAACAAGTGGGACGATATTTACATTTCCAATATTAATATTGCTTGGTATATTTTGTTTTGCAAACACACCAGTTATTCTTTCTATGGTTAATAATCTTGATACTGACCGACCTGCTTTTTTTAATGGAATATTTTTTACGATAGGTTTTTTTATTGGAGCTGTTGCAATAATGATAGTTGGAGCTTTCGGTGACTGGATTGGTCTTGAAAATACATTTCTTCTTTCATCAGTGTTTGCAATTGGGGCATTATTTGTTATTCATAAACTTTGA
- a CDS encoding FAD:protein FMN transferase, whose translation MKHITLIAFLLFTIISCKEEIEVNYITYDGFIHGTTYHIVFSENDSTISKDKIENLMHEIDKSWSTFLPSSIVSRVNNNDTTVILNNHFINVFNIAKEITKKTNGAFDITVAPLVNAWGFGFRNKEDINCLLIDSLIQFVGSDKVKIIDNKIVKENPNVQIDGSAIAKGYSVDNVCNFFNSEGITNYLVEIGGEVRAKGKKNNNDFWKVGIDKPIDNITPESRELQDIIMLKNKALATSGNYRQFYIKNGIKYSHTINPKTGYPVNHKLLSVSILADDCTTADAYATAFMVLGLEKSKKIVETSPELEAYFIYSDNNGEFISLYTEGIKDLIMNDIQ comes from the coding sequence ATGAAACATATTACTCTAATAGCTTTTTTATTATTTACTATTATTTCATGTAAAGAAGAAATTGAAGTAAACTACATAACTTACGATGGTTTTATTCACGGTACAACATATCATATAGTATTTTCGGAAAATGATAGTACAATTTCAAAAGACAAAATTGAAAACCTTATGCACGAAATAGACAAATCGTGGTCAACATTTTTGCCATCTTCAATAGTTTCAAGAGTTAACAATAATGATACAACAGTTATTCTCAACAACCATTTTATTAATGTATTTAATATAGCAAAAGAAATAACAAAAAAAACAAATGGTGCTTTTGATATAACTGTTGCTCCTTTAGTAAATGCATGGGGATTTGGTTTCAGAAATAAAGAAGATATAAACTGTTTGCTCATTGATAGTCTTATACAATTTGTTGGTTCTGATAAGGTTAAAATAATTGACAATAAAATAGTCAAAGAAAACCCAAATGTTCAAATTGACGGAAGTGCCATTGCTAAAGGATATTCTGTTGATAATGTTTGTAATTTTTTTAATAGTGAAGGAATTACAAACTATCTTGTTGAAATAGGTGGTGAAGTAAGAGCTAAAGGTAAAAAGAATAATAATGATTTTTGGAAAGTTGGAATTGACAAACCAATTGATAATATAACACCTGAATCCAGAGAATTACAGGATATAATAATGTTAAAAAATAAAGCTCTTGCAACATCAGGTAATTACCGTCAATTCTATATAAAGAATGGTATAAAATATTCTCATACAATAAATCCGAAAACCGGTTATCCTGTAAATCATAAATTACTTAGTGTTTCTATATTAGCTGATGATTGTACAACTGCCGATGCATATGCTACTGCATTTATGGTATTAGGATTAGAAAAAAGTAAAAAAATTGTTGAAACATCACCTGAACTCGAAGCATATTTTATATACTCAGACAACAATGGTGAATTCATAAGTCTTTATACCGAAGGTATCAAGGATTTAATTATGAATGATATACAATAA
- a CDS encoding NADH:ubiquinone reductase (Na(+)-transporting) subunit B, producing the protein MKFLRNYINKIKPNFEKGGKFAKLQSTFEAFESFLYVPDKVTTQGSHIRDSIDMKRTMSIVVIALIPALLFGMWNVGYQHSLSIGQNGTLWELFYYGFLKVLPIIIVSYVAGLGVEFIFAQIRGHEVNEGFLVSGMLIPLILPVDTPLWMVAVATIFAVIIGKEVFGGTGMNIVNPALVARAFLFFAYPSKMSGDKIWISELESGQNIIDGFSGATPLAEAAAMANPEHLAQFHQHYSIADMFFGFIPGSIGETSTLAILIGAAILLFTGIGSWKIMFSVFIGGTAMGLILTNFASTTNLYMSIPFYEHLLLGGFAFGAIFMATDPVTAAQTEKGKWIYGFLIGFIAILVRVLNPAYPEGMMLAILLMNVFSPLIDHYVVRGNIKKRLKRQKVKSNKTIYEY; encoded by the coding sequence ATGAAGTTTTTAAGAAATTATATTAATAAGATAAAACCAAATTTTGAGAAAGGTGGCAAATTTGCAAAATTACAATCAACATTTGAAGCATTTGAATCATTTTTATATGTTCCTGATAAAGTAACTACGCAAGGATCTCATATCAGGGATAGTATTGATATGAAACGTACAATGAGTATAGTTGTTATTGCTCTGATACCTGCATTACTTTTTGGAATGTGGAATGTTGGATATCAACATTCATTGTCTATCGGACAAAACGGAACTTTATGGGAATTGTTTTATTATGGCTTTTTAAAAGTATTACCGATTATTATAGTTTCTTATGTTGCAGGCTTAGGTGTTGAATTTATTTTTGCTCAAATCAGGGGTCATGAAGTTAATGAAGGTTTTCTTGTTTCAGGAATGCTTATTCCTTTAATATTACCTGTTGATACCCCTCTGTGGATGGTTGCAGTTGCAACTATTTTTGCTGTTATTATCGGAAAAGAAGTTTTTGGTGGTACGGGTATGAATATTGTAAATCCAGCATTAGTAGCGAGAGCTTTCTTATTTTTTGCATATCCTTCAAAAATGTCAGGTGATAAAATCTGGATTTCCGAACTTGAATCAGGACAAAATATTATTGATGGTTTTTCAGGAGCCACACCATTAGCAGAAGCAGCTGCAATGGCAAATCCTGAACATTTAGCTCAGTTTCATCAACATTATTCAATTGCAGATATGTTTTTTGGATTTATTCCCGGTTCAATTGGTGAAACATCAACTCTTGCAATATTGATAGGTGCTGCTATACTATTATTTACAGGCATTGGCAGTTGGAAAATTATGTTTTCGGTTTTCATCGGAGGCACCGCAATGGGACTTATTCTGACTAATTTTGCAAGCACCACAAATTTATATATGTCAATTCCGTTTTACGAACATTTATTACTTGGCGGATTTGCTTTTGGTGCAATATTTATGGCAACCGACCCTGTAACTGCTGCTCAAACAGAAAAAGGTAAATGGATATATGGATTTCTTATCGGATTTATTGCAATACTTGTAAGAGTTCTTAATCCGGCATATCCTGAAGGTATGATGCTTGCAATATTATTGATGAACGTATTTTCTCCATTGATTGATCATTACGTTGTTCGGGGAAATATTAAAAAAAGATTAAAAAGGCAAAAGGTTAAATCAAATAAAACAATTTATGAATACTAA
- a CDS encoding NADH:ubiquinone reductase (Na(+)-transporting) subunit D, giving the protein MTSKHSHLILNPLNKDNPITVQVLGICSALAVTVKLKPAFVMSLSVLFVLALSNVIISLLRNTIPSRIRIIVQLVIIASLVILVDQILKAFVYDISKQLSVFVGLIITNCIIMGRLEAFAMANKPWDSFLDGIGNSLGYGIILIIVAFIRELLGSGTIWGLNVLPESFYDFGYSDNGLIILPPMALIVVGIIIWIQRANTKELIEEN; this is encoded by the coding sequence ATGACTTCAAAACATTCACATCTAATTTTAAATCCGTTAAATAAAGACAACCCTATTACTGTTCAGGTTCTTGGTATTTGTTCGGCATTGGCTGTAACTGTAAAACTTAAACCTGCATTTGTTATGTCACTTTCGGTATTGTTTGTACTTGCTTTATCAAATGTTATTATATCCTTACTAAGAAATACAATTCCCTCACGAATACGAATAATTGTACAATTAGTTATAATAGCTTCATTAGTGATACTTGTTGATCAAATTCTTAAAGCATTTGTTTATGATATTAGTAAACAATTATCAGTATTTGTCGGATTGATAATAACAAACTGTATTATCATGGGACGACTTGAAGCATTCGCTATGGCAAATAAACCATGGGACTCATTTCTTGATGGAATAGGGAATTCATTAGGATATGGAATAATTCTTATTATTGTAGCATTTATTAGAGAGCTTCTTGGTTCGGGAACAATCTGGGGATTAAATGTTTTACCTGAAAGTTTTTACGATTTTGGCTATTCTGATAACGGATTAATAATTCTTCCACCAATGGCATTAATTGTTGTTGGTATTATAATATGGATACAACGAGCCAATACAAAAGAATTAATTGAAGAAAATTAA
- a CDS encoding T9SS type A sorting domain-containing protein, whose amino-acid sequence MKFILSIILILFINFNLYTQVNDQIEQSFNINNLPPEKLYELKNIPEIKVPEKFKNKKYSLPGIVDNSTLPYFRDILYQTDWNCGQMAGVGYAFTYEINYVRDVSADLLSNQYPINFTWNYINGSSSRIGASYYDSWKIIKENGTPNVEDYGTVIGSTTNWMTGYDKYYNGMKNRICDMYSIKVNTEEGLNTLKLWLNNHLSDSEIGGVANFYHQQRGYDYLPYNTPEEGKRVMTSMHDEASHALTIVGYNDYIKYDYNNDGKYTNDKDINNDGKVDMRDWEIGGVICANCWGENWGNNGFIYVMYKLLAEIPEVGGVWNNAVHIINIKEPYTPKLTMKVKLKYNKRQRIKITAGVSKDTSSASPEIINEFSIFNYQGGDLSMQGETSGAIEIGLDITKLVNYVNNGYPSKFFLQIHEKDNDGTGNGEIISYSVIDYTNNENETVCPQNNVSILNDTITTLSVIKTINVTDSLKISSYYLPVGHGNELYNYQLNVKGGIPPYKWEIIKENYTEYQKNGEIPTGERVLLDIDGYNNFIGQTLPFDFPFYGKKYDKIYITTNGTIVFDSSLVFFPYPIDMEFFLSNNKVICPFTAKDLYMNSPYSPAWYYKNDSVFTIEWKLESPYFFNIYFNFFTKLYPDGKIEFHYNNISTSGLKWFGGISSGTGTNYSILSILNKWNISDTLQIEFVPPEYPLSEMEITDDGLFYGTPLYDGYSNEITFKVTDFTNASRIKTLRFTTWHVSIDETTKDNEIGLLCYPNPFQNETQIYFKVINESLIQIEIFDINGKIIKSLLNETKNSGNYHIEWNGTNNYGNKVPPGIYIIKFTNDNVTQVKKIIKI is encoded by the coding sequence ATGAAATTTATTTTATCCATAATATTAATTCTGTTTATAAATTTTAATTTATATACTCAGGTAAATGATCAGATTGAACAATCGTTTAATATAAATAATTTGCCACCTGAAAAGTTATATGAATTAAAAAATATTCCTGAAATTAAAGTACCTGAGAAATTTAAAAATAAAAAATATTCATTACCTGGTATTGTTGACAATTCAACACTTCCATATTTCAGGGATATTCTTTATCAAACAGATTGGAATTGTGGGCAAATGGCAGGAGTTGGTTATGCATTTACTTATGAAATTAATTATGTAAGAGATGTATCAGCAGATTTGTTATCAAATCAATACCCTATTAATTTTACATGGAATTACATTAACGGAAGTAGTTCAAGAATTGGCGCAAGTTATTATGATAGTTGGAAAATAATTAAAGAAAACGGAACTCCCAATGTCGAAGATTATGGAACTGTTATCGGTTCAACAACCAACTGGATGACAGGTTATGACAAATATTACAATGGAATGAAAAACAGGATTTGTGATATGTATTCAATAAAAGTTAATACCGAAGAAGGATTAAATACATTAAAATTATGGTTAAACAATCATTTAAGCGATTCTGAAATTGGTGGTGTAGCAAATTTTTATCATCAACAAAGAGGATATGATTATTTGCCATACAATACACCGGAAGAAGGCAAACGGGTTATGACAAGCATGCATGATGAAGCAAGCCATGCATTAACTATTGTCGGGTATAATGATTATATTAAGTACGATTATAATAATGACGGTAAATATACAAATGATAAAGATATTAATAATGATGGCAAAGTTGATATGAGAGACTGGGAAATAGGAGGGGTTATATGTGCTAATTGTTGGGGAGAAAACTGGGGTAACAATGGTTTTATTTATGTTATGTATAAATTATTAGCAGAAATCCCCGAGGTTGGAGGTGTATGGAATAATGCAGTACATATAATAAATATAAAAGAACCATATACTCCAAAACTTACAATGAAAGTAAAATTAAAATATAATAAAAGACAAAGAATTAAAATTACAGCAGGTGTTTCAAAAGATACTTCATCTGCTTCTCCTGAAATAATTAATGAATTTTCAATATTTAATTATCAGGGTGGAGATTTGAGTATGCAGGGTGAAACATCCGGAGCTATTGAAATAGGTCTTGATATTACTAAATTAGTTAATTATGTCAACAACGGATATCCTTCAAAATTTTTCCTTCAAATACATGAGAAAGATAATGATGGAACTGGAAATGGCGAAATAATCAGTTATTCGGTAATTGATTACACAAATAATGAAAATGAAACTGTTTGTCCACAGAATAATGTTAGTATTCTAAATGATACTATCACAACATTGTCAGTTATAAAAACTATTAATGTTACCGATTCGTTAAAAATTTCTTCTTATTATTTACCAGTCGGACATGGTAACGAATTATATAATTACCAGCTAAATGTAAAAGGAGGAATTCCTCCATATAAATGGGAAATTATTAAAGAAAACTATACTGAGTATCAAAAAAACGGAGAAATACCAACAGGTGAAAGGGTTTTACTCGATATTGACGGATATAATAATTTTATTGGACAGACTTTACCTTTTGATTTTCCGTTTTATGGAAAAAAATACGATAAGATTTATATTACAACAAATGGTACTATAGTTTTCGATTCAAGTTTGGTATTTTTTCCTTATCCAATTGATATGGAGTTTTTTTTAAGTAATAATAAAGTTATTTGTCCATTTACTGCTAAAGATTTATATATGAATAGTCCTTATTCACCAGCATGGTACTATAAAAATGATTCTGTTTTCACAATTGAATGGAAACTTGAATCTCCATATTTTTTTAACATATATTTCAATTTTTTTACAAAACTTTATCCTGATGGGAAAATAGAATTTCATTATAATAATATATCAACTTCCGGATTAAAATGGTTTGGAGGAATTTCTTCGGGAACAGGTACTAATTATTCTATTTTGAGTATTTTAAATAAATGGAATATATCTGACACATTACAAATTGAATTTGTTCCTCCCGAGTATCCTTTATCTGAAATGGAAATAACTGATGATGGTTTATTTTACGGAACGCCATTATATGATGGTTATTCAAATGAAATTACTTTTAAAGTAACAGATTTTACAAATGCATCAAGAATTAAAACATTAAGATTTACTACTTGGCATGTTAGTATAGATGAAACTACAAAAGATAATGAGATTGGTTTATTATGTTATCCTAATCCATTTCAAAATGAAACCCAAATTTATTTTAAAGTAATTAATGAAAGTTTAATTCAAATAGAAATCTTTGATATAAACGGTAAAATAATTAAAAGTTTGTTAAACGAAACAAAAAATAGTGGCAACTATCATATTGAATGGAATGGTACTAATAATTATGGAAATAAAGTTCCTCCCGGAATTTATATTATCAAATTTACAAATGATAATGTTACACAAGTGAAAAAAATAATTAAAATTTAA
- the nqrC gene encoding NADH:ubiquinone reductase (Na(+)-transporting) subunit C: MNTNSNLYIFIYSSVLVIIVATVLSFTAISLQPRQEKNIRIEKMQNILTSVGIENTFENAENLFSKYITQRCIINSNGELLNKKTNNEKIKGEDGFNVDLKIEIKKQQKDMKLPLFICTLNDGTKKIIIPVRGKGLWGPLWGYIALDDDYNTIYGAIFDHKSETPGLGAEINQSWFQEPFKNKKLFDKNKKFISINVHKGGIGSAKRAGDIDHGVDAISGGTITSKGLEKMLQDCLINYQSYLLKNMK; this comes from the coding sequence ATGAATACTAATAGCAACTTATATATTTTTATTTATTCTTCAGTTTTAGTGATAATTGTAGCAACCGTATTATCATTTACTGCAATTAGTCTGCAACCAAGACAGGAGAAAAATATCAGGATTGAAAAAATGCAGAATATACTTACATCTGTTGGAATTGAAAATACATTTGAAAATGCTGAAAATTTATTTAGTAAATATATTACCCAAAGATGTATAATCAATAGTAATGGTGAATTATTAAATAAAAAAACGAATAATGAAAAAATTAAAGGGGAAGACGGATTTAATGTTGATCTTAAAATTGAAATAAAAAAACAACAAAAAGACATGAAACTTCCACTATTTATTTGCACACTGAATGACGGAACAAAAAAAATCATTATTCCCGTACGAGGTAAAGGTTTATGGGGACCTCTCTGGGGATATATTGCTCTTGATGATGATTATAATACAATATATGGTGCTATTTTTGACCATAAGAGTGAAACACCGGGATTAGGTGCAGAAATAAATCAATCGTGGTTTCAGGAACCATTTAAAAACAAAAAACTATTTGATAAAAATAAAAAATTTATTTCAATAAATGTTCATAAAGGAGGTATTGGTTCGGCAAAACGTGCAGGCGATATTGACCATGGTGTTGATGCAATTTCAGGTGGAACAATTACAAGTAAAGGACTTGAAAAAATGCTTCAAGATTGTTTAATAAATTATCAAAGTTATCTTTTAAAAAATATGAAATAA